The region AGGTTGGCCATAAAGGTCTTGCAGAATGAAATCGCGGCTGTACCGTCGGCCTGACGCCCCTACCTCCCAGTAGTCAGTCGCCGTAGATCGTTCGAAATCCGCCACGGAGGTCCCGAACTCTGGCGAATGAAAGATCGGCTCACGCCGGCGAAGCTCCTCAAGGATCGGCAGTAGTTCAGGCTCGGTATACGTGAAGACCGGATTCTTTTCCACCACAGAATTATAGGCAGGCTGAGCCGTGCGCAAACCAACATCTGTGCAACGGTCTCAGGAACTGCCCCATTGATCCCGGCGGCATTCTCGCACACCCAGCCCCGCACGCTGCAAAAAAGGTGCAAAAAAGCT is a window of Granulicella tundricola MP5ACTX9 DNA encoding:
- a CDS encoding nuclear transport factor 2 family protein, which encodes MEKNPVFTYTEPELLPILEELRRREPIFHSPEFGTSVADFERSTATDYWEVGASGRRYSRDFILQDLYGQPPVFADSLGWKSWDYALRRLGPDTYLITYVLLQGDRLTRRATIWQSVRDGWRILYHQGTVVLAEEDDVVPA